In a genomic window of Alteromonas gilva:
- the astE gene encoding succinylglutamate desuccinylase: MDSSFLANGQFLHLSRFQPETFANQASLTLPNHTTIDILAPGIVEVTPASQAGKFIVLSCGVHGNETAPIEICSDMLDAIVEGTIIVQHKILMIFGNLPAMNAGERFIEENMNRLFSGAHQNGSSPERQRAKLLEDTVAQFFAKAVGGEERLHYDLHTAIRDSKNDKFVVMPYLGDGRLPSAKQFGFLAACGVDTFLLSSAPTTTFSYFSSAQFKARGFTVELGKVRPFGENDMRSFAAARASLTALVSETDYAPAATMSELLVYKVNQVINRQHKDFALHFSDDAPNFTDFKQGTLLASEPGAEYVAQQDGEAIVFPNAKVALGQRALLTVVPTTLETLDV, from the coding sequence ATGGATTCATCTTTTCTGGCAAACGGCCAGTTTCTGCATTTATCACGTTTCCAGCCGGAAACATTCGCCAATCAGGCAAGCCTAACATTACCCAATCACACCACCATTGATATTCTTGCACCGGGTATTGTGGAGGTCACACCTGCCTCTCAGGCTGGCAAGTTCATTGTGTTGTCTTGCGGTGTTCATGGTAATGAAACTGCGCCTATTGAGATCTGCTCAGATATGCTCGATGCGATTGTCGAGGGAACAATTATCGTACAGCACAAGATATTAATGATATTCGGTAATTTACCTGCAATGAACGCAGGCGAGCGGTTTATTGAAGAAAATATGAACCGTTTATTTAGTGGTGCTCATCAAAACGGCTCGTCACCTGAACGTCAGCGCGCTAAATTACTCGAAGACACCGTGGCACAGTTTTTTGCTAAGGCGGTGGGGGGCGAAGAGCGGCTCCATTACGATTTACACACCGCGATCCGTGACTCTAAAAATGACAAATTTGTGGTCATGCCGTATTTGGGCGATGGCCGCCTGCCAAGCGCCAAACAGTTTGGCTTTTTGGCGGCGTGTGGCGTGGACACTTTTTTATTGTCTTCGGCACCGACCACCACGTTCAGTTATTTCTCTTCGGCTCAGTTTAAGGCGCGGGGCTTTACCGTTGAGCTGGGCAAGGTCAGGCCGTTTGGCGAGAACGATATGCGCAGCTTTGCGGCGGCCAGAGCGTCGTTAACCGCACTGGTCAGTGAAACTGATTATGCGCCTGCAGCAACTATGAGTGAACTGTTAGTATACAAAGTAAATCAGGTGATTAACCGCCAGCATAAAGATTTTGCGTTGCATTTTAGCGACGATGCCCCCAACTTTACCGATTTTAAGCAAGGAACGCTACTGGCGTCTGAGCCCGGCGCAGAATATGTTGCGCAGCAGGATGGCGAAGCTATCGTCTTTCCCAACGCGAAAGTCGCGCTGGGACAGCGGGCCTTGCTGACGGTTGTACCAACCACTCTGGAGACATTGGATGTTTGA
- a CDS encoding glycogen/starch/alpha-glucan phosphorylase, with amino-acid sequence MSAKKTNVDRGVTINKSEFKAAVVKHLHCTLGTDENKANNHAWWKATCAAMQEQVLEGLRKTQKTHYLNDTRAVHYFSAEFLMGRLLSNNLQNFGLFDVANAALNELGISLSDVLEEEPDMALGNGGLGRLAACFIDSLATMELPAIGYGIHYEHGLFRQEIQAGAQIERPDSWRDYGNPWEICRPESIQEVSLYGYVETKYGENGRIQKEWHPGHIVKGIPWDIPVVGYGGKTVNVLRLWQSKASGYFNWDVFNAGGYVDAQVENVQAETISKVLYPNDETEAGKELRLIQQYFFCACSLKDIIRRYKRAHGDDWSRFVDQVVIQLNDTHPAIAIPELMRILVDRAELDWDKAWAICTKVFAYTNHTLLPEALERWPARMLEKILPRHLEIIYEINHRFMKEVDKKWPGDNSVKARLSIIEEGPEKMVRMGHLSVVGSYAVNGVAELHSRLVKENLFPEFDQLWPGKLTNVTNGITPRRWLKTCNPALSKLIDSKVGDDWPLDLKKLAGIEKYASNKTFQKQFMQVKLQNKKVLAEEIKQSLGIDVDTDAIFDVQIKRLHEYKRQHLALLYIMALYRRLLENPDYDMHPRVFIFGAKAAPGYKLAKDIIFAINKVADKINNDARVNQKLKVAFLPNYRVSLAEKMIPAADVSEQISTAGKEASGTGNMKLALNGAVTIGTLDGANIEIAEEVGDENIFIFGLTVDEVKALKASGYKPYDYYYKNAEIKAVLDWLETDYFTPGKPGALASIKQSLLDHGDQYLVLADYEAYSEAQEAVDKAYRDKERWARMAIINTAKMGKFTSDRSIKDYVERIWKLNACPVVKE; translated from the coding sequence ATGAGCGCGAAGAAAACCAACGTTGATCGCGGTGTGACCATCAACAAAAGCGAGTTTAAAGCAGCGGTAGTTAAGCACCTTCACTGCACGCTGGGTACTGACGAAAACAAAGCCAACAACCACGCGTGGTGGAAAGCCACTTGCGCGGCGATGCAAGAGCAAGTGTTAGAGGGCTTACGCAAGACCCAGAAAACCCACTATTTAAACGATACGCGCGCGGTGCACTATTTCTCGGCCGAATTTTTGATGGGGCGCTTGTTGTCGAATAACCTGCAAAACTTTGGTTTATTCGACGTAGCTAACGCTGCGCTGAATGAGCTTGGCATTAGTCTTAGCGATGTGTTGGAAGAAGAGCCTGATATGGCGTTGGGTAACGGCGGGCTAGGGCGCTTAGCTGCTTGTTTTATTGATTCACTGGCGACAATGGAGTTACCGGCCATTGGTTACGGTATTCACTATGAGCACGGTTTATTCCGTCAGGAAATTCAGGCCGGTGCGCAAATAGAACGGCCGGACAGTTGGCGTGACTACGGCAACCCATGGGAAATTTGCCGTCCTGAGTCGATTCAGGAAGTTTCATTGTATGGATATGTCGAAACCAAGTACGGTGAGAATGGCCGTATTCAAAAAGAATGGCATCCGGGCCACATCGTGAAAGGCATACCCTGGGATATTCCGGTAGTGGGTTATGGCGGTAAAACCGTTAACGTTCTGCGTTTATGGCAAAGTAAAGCGTCAGGTTACTTTAACTGGGATGTATTCAACGCGGGCGGCTATGTCGATGCGCAGGTCGAGAACGTACAAGCTGAAACCATCTCGAAAGTACTGTACCCGAATGATGAAACCGAAGCGGGTAAAGAGCTTCGCTTAATCCAGCAATATTTCTTTTGTGCCTGTTCCCTCAAAGACATTATTCGTCGCTACAAGCGCGCTCATGGCGACGACTGGAGCCGTTTTGTTGATCAAGTGGTTATTCAGCTTAATGACACCCATCCGGCCATTGCCATTCCCGAATTAATGCGTATTTTGGTGGACCGTGCTGAGCTTGACTGGGATAAAGCCTGGGCGATCTGTACCAAAGTGTTTGCCTACACTAACCACACATTACTGCCTGAAGCGCTGGAAAGATGGCCGGCTAGAATGCTGGAAAAAATTCTGCCGCGACACTTGGAAATCATTTACGAAATCAACCATCGCTTTATGAAAGAGGTCGACAAAAAGTGGCCGGGTGATAACAGCGTAAAAGCCAGGCTTTCGATTATTGAAGAAGGCCCGGAAAAAATGGTACGCATGGGGCATTTGTCGGTGGTCGGCTCTTATGCCGTAAACGGCGTTGCTGAGCTACATTCGCGTCTGGTGAAAGAGAATCTGTTTCCGGAATTTGACCAGCTGTGGCCGGGCAAGCTCACCAATGTTACCAATGGCATCACGCCGAGACGCTGGTTAAAAACCTGTAACCCGGCGCTATCGAAACTGATCGATAGTAAAGTCGGCGATGACTGGCCTCTCGACCTTAAAAAGCTTGCGGGTATCGAAAAATACGCGTCCAATAAAACGTTTCAAAAACAGTTTATGCAGGTCAAGCTGCAAAACAAAAAAGTGCTGGCCGAAGAGATCAAACAATCGCTGGGTATTGACGTGGATACCGATGCTATTTTTGATGTTCAGATCAAACGGCTTCACGAATACAAGCGTCAGCATTTAGCGCTGCTATATATTATGGCATTGTATCGTCGCCTGCTCGAAAACCCCGATTATGATATGCATCCGCGGGTGTTTATTTTTGGTGCCAAAGCCGCGCCGGGTTACAAGCTGGCAAAAGATATCATTTTTGCCATCAATAAAGTGGCCGATAAAATTAACAATGACGCGCGGGTCAATCAGAAACTTAAAGTTGCATTTTTACCCAATTACCGTGTATCACTGGCAGAAAAAATGATCCCTGCCGCCGATGTGTCTGAGCAAATCAGTACCGCCGGCAAAGAAGCATCGGGAACCGGTAATATGAAACTTGCCTTAAATGGTGCGGTTACCATTGGCACTCTGGATGGCGCTAATATCGAGATTGCTGAAGAAGTGGGTGATGAGAATATCTTTATCTTCGGTCTGACCGTCGATGAAGTGAAAGCGCTCAAGGCATCAGGTTATAAACCTTATGACTACTACTACAAGAACGCCGAAATTAAGGCCGTGCTTGACTGGCTTGAAACCGACTACTTTACGCCGGGTAAACCAGGTGCCCTGGCATCCATCAAACAAAGCTTGTTGGACCATGGTGATCAATATCTGGTATTGGCCGACTACGAAGCCTACTCAGAAGCGCAGGAAGCGGTTGATAAAGCCTACAGAGACAAAGAGCGTTGGGCCAGAATGGCAATTATTAACACCGCTAAAATGGGTAAGTTTACTTCAGATCGATCGATAAAAGATTATGTCGAGCGGATTTGGAAGCTCAATGCGTGCCCGGTAGTAAAAGAGTAA
- a CDS encoding putative bifunctional diguanylate cyclase/phosphodiesterase, with protein MQQSHLSMATIPNRYAFIDKVASCGAQHQQLSLMLIDVVRFSDVTTSFGIEVGDQFLLEIANRLQQLFKHDMEFGRISGDVFGVVLPGVHSQVLLQQQFEYIVEHFKSPLYYDGHAFIADFNVGVVSLSTGQFDLTLFVSRAEAALKQAKESKYQNYSQLTMHDCAATGRSLALKADLRRALVRDELELYYQPKVDLHSLKVIGAECLLRWNHPTDGLLFPGALIEAAESYNMMNELGYWTLESAFRALVGFDMEGLNLALSVNISPTQLYDTQLVANLQLLSHQYNIELSRIELELTEDVALSNSLMVKKQLAELHAMGLKISVDDFGKGYSNLAYIRDLTIDALKIDKTFVMELTDNPVNRAIIEAARLIGTAKHCEVIAEGIETIEQLHILREIGIATGQGFLFSKAIPYRQFIQLAQSDIIVGGSPARQKIA; from the coding sequence ATGCAGCAGTCTCACCTTTCGATGGCGACAATTCCAAATCGGTACGCATTTATCGATAAGGTAGCCAGTTGTGGCGCTCAGCATCAACAGCTGTCGTTAATGCTGATTGACGTGGTGCGTTTTTCAGATGTAACAACCAGTTTTGGCATTGAAGTTGGCGATCAGTTTTTATTAGAGATTGCTAATCGCTTGCAACAGCTTTTTAAGCATGACATGGAATTTGGCCGCATTAGTGGTGACGTGTTCGGTGTGGTGCTGCCAGGTGTGCATTCGCAGGTACTTCTGCAACAGCAGTTCGAATACATCGTTGAGCATTTTAAGTCGCCGCTTTATTACGATGGTCATGCCTTTATTGCTGACTTTAATGTTGGTGTTGTGAGTTTATCCACGGGGCAATTTGATCTCACCTTGTTTGTTTCACGCGCCGAAGCTGCGCTCAAACAAGCCAAAGAAAGCAAATACCAGAATTACTCTCAGTTAACCATGCACGACTGTGCCGCAACCGGCAGAAGTCTGGCTCTTAAAGCGGATCTGCGCCGGGCGCTGGTGCGCGATGAACTCGAGCTGTATTATCAACCTAAGGTAGACTTGCACTCATTGAAGGTCATTGGCGCCGAATGTTTGCTGCGCTGGAACCATCCTACCGATGGCTTGCTCTTTCCCGGAGCGCTCATCGAAGCTGCAGAGTCCTACAACATGATGAATGAGTTGGGCTACTGGACGCTGGAATCAGCATTCAGAGCGTTAGTGGGCTTTGACATGGAAGGGCTCAATCTTGCTCTGTCAGTGAATATCTCTCCCACCCAACTTTATGATACCCAATTAGTGGCCAACCTGCAGTTGCTGAGTCATCAGTATAATATTGAGTTGTCCCGAATTGAGTTGGAGCTGACCGAAGATGTGGCGTTGTCGAATTCTTTGATGGTTAAAAAACAACTCGCTGAATTACATGCGATGGGACTCAAAATTTCCGTCGACGATTTTGGTAAAGGCTACTCAAACCTTGCTTACATTCGCGATCTCACTATTGATGCGTTGAAAATTGACAAGACCTTTGTCATGGAATTAACCGACAATCCGGTGAATCGTGCGATCATTGAAGCAGCCAGGTTAATTGGTACAGCCAAGCACTGTGAAGTGATTGCCGAAGGTATTGAAACCATTGAGCAACTGCATATTTTACGCGAGATCGGCATTGCTACAGGGCAGGGGTTTTTGTTTTCCAAAGCGATTCCTTACCGCCAGTTTATACAATTAGCCCAAAGCGATATCATTGTGGGCGGTTCGCCTGCCAGACAAAAAATTGCATAG
- a CDS encoding DUF58 domain-containing protein produces MRGTFNKLQHRWLQKRIPAQPRFELGLNNVFVFPSRLGFGFLLTCAGIFILGTNYQNNLMILLCQFLLAIFLLHLFVTYRNFASLSISLKRTQPVFVNEHALLTLQLDTRRGAANFYGGLHVGLMGTSLATLNRRADIDKTVKLLLPAPRRGVFRLPRLTIASTYPLGLFRCWTHLDFNQTMTVYPHPVASIPQLASMSGQDGDAPSDVTGIDEFDSLRAFKPGDPMNRVAWKQAAKGGELSTKNFTQTQLKSGWLSLDNYPGEPLEKALSLLAFQVNKLSSSQHEFGLKLSSVSVEPASGEAHKHRCLQCLASYQQPEQAYAAD; encoded by the coding sequence ATGCGTGGCACTTTTAACAAGCTCCAGCATCGCTGGCTACAAAAGCGCATCCCCGCGCAACCCCGCTTCGAATTGGGCCTTAATAATGTGTTTGTATTTCCAAGTCGGCTGGGGTTCGGATTTTTGCTCACCTGTGCCGGGATTTTTATTTTAGGCACGAATTATCAAAACAATCTGATGATTCTGCTTTGTCAGTTTTTACTCGCTATTTTTTTACTGCATTTATTTGTCACCTATCGCAACTTTGCCTCTCTTTCCATATCGCTAAAGCGCACCCAGCCGGTATTTGTGAACGAACATGCATTGCTGACACTGCAATTGGATACCCGCCGCGGCGCCGCGAATTTTTACGGTGGCCTTCATGTCGGCCTGATGGGCACCAGTCTTGCGACCCTTAATCGCCGTGCCGACATAGACAAAACAGTAAAATTATTGCTCCCGGCGCCGCGCCGCGGCGTATTTCGCTTACCGCGCCTGACTATCGCCTCAACTTACCCACTTGGCTTGTTTCGCTGCTGGACGCATCTGGATTTTAATCAAACGATGACAGTCTACCCCCATCCCGTCGCTTCAATACCGCAGTTAGCCTCCATGAGTGGTCAGGATGGCGATGCCCCCAGTGATGTCACCGGAATTGATGAATTTGACTCGCTGCGTGCGTTTAAACCCGGCGATCCGATGAATCGGGTTGCCTGGAAACAGGCCGCCAAAGGCGGCGAATTGAGCACCAAAAACTTTACCCAAACCCAGCTAAAAAGCGGCTGGCTCAGTCTCGATAATTATCCCGGCGAGCCGTTGGAAAAAGCCTTAAGTTTGCTGGCGTTTCAGGTGAATAAATTATCGTCCAGCCAGCATGAATTTGGCCTTAAACTGAGTAGTGTCAGCGTAGAGCCAGCCTCCGGTGAAGCTCACAAACACCGCTGCCTGCAGTGTTTAGCCAGTTATCAGCAGCCAGAGCAAGCATATGCAGCCGATTGA
- the pgm gene encoding phosphoglucomutase (alpha-D-glucose-1,6-bisphosphate-dependent) produces MALHPEAGKAAAPDQLINVAQLVSQYFSYQPDPSDAAQAVSFGTSGHRGTAQQTTFNDMHIAAICQALAEYRAEQDITGPLYIGKDTHALSEPAMITAIEVLSANNVQVVIQRADNASMGYTPTPVISRTIIRYNRGRTEGLADGVVITPSHNPPSDGGFKYNPPHGGPADGDVTKIIQERANHFIAQGNKAVKRIDLKAAMASEYVREDDFMVPYIEDLAEVVDMQAIAKAGLKLGTDPLGGAGIGYWAHIAEHYGLNITVVNPQVDPQFGFMRRDKDGKLRMDCSSAYAMAGLIELKDKFDLAWGNDPDFDRHGIVCPSSGLMNPNHYLAVAINYLYQNRPEWPASLKVGKTLVSSSMIDRVVTNMGRELAEMPVGFKWFVDGLSDGSLGFAGEESAGGIFLQRNGETWATDKDGFIMCLLAAEILAVTGKDPGQHYAELTNQFGSPCYQRVDVAASLEEKAKLSAMDASVVTSESLAGETITNVQTHAPGNNAAIGGVKVSTDNGWFAARPSGTEQIYKIYAESFNGESHLQALIKEAEQLVAKIIK; encoded by the coding sequence ATGGCGTTACACCCGGAAGCTGGAAAGGCCGCTGCACCGGATCAATTGATCAATGTTGCCCAACTGGTAAGTCAGTATTTTAGTTATCAACCCGATCCCTCCGATGCTGCTCAGGCAGTCAGTTTTGGCACTTCAGGCCACCGCGGGACTGCGCAACAAACCACCTTTAACGATATGCACATTGCGGCAATTTGTCAGGCGTTGGCTGAGTATCGCGCCGAACAAGACATTACTGGCCCTTTATATATTGGTAAAGATACCCACGCGTTGTCAGAACCCGCCATGATTACCGCCATTGAAGTGCTCAGCGCCAATAATGTACAGGTAGTGATTCAGCGCGCCGATAATGCGTCAATGGGGTACACGCCAACGCCGGTTATTTCGCGCACGATTATTCGTTACAACCGTGGCCGCACTGAGGGACTGGCAGACGGCGTTGTGATTACACCGTCACATAACCCACCATCAGATGGCGGTTTTAAATACAATCCACCCCACGGTGGTCCGGCGGATGGTGATGTCACAAAAATTATTCAGGAGCGAGCCAACCATTTTATTGCTCAGGGAAATAAAGCAGTTAAACGTATCGATCTTAAAGCCGCCATGGCTTCGGAGTATGTGCGCGAAGACGACTTTATGGTGCCGTATATCGAAGACCTTGCCGAGGTGGTAGATATGCAGGCCATTGCTAAGGCTGGCCTTAAACTGGGTACTGACCCGCTGGGCGGGGCCGGTATTGGCTATTGGGCGCACATTGCCGAGCACTACGGTTTAAACATCACCGTCGTGAACCCCCAGGTTGATCCGCAATTTGGTTTTATGCGTCGTGACAAAGACGGCAAGCTCCGAATGGACTGTTCCTCTGCCTATGCCATGGCGGGGCTGATTGAGCTGAAAGATAAGTTTGATCTGGCATGGGGCAACGATCCGGACTTTGACCGCCACGGTATTGTTTGTCCGAGCAGTGGCCTGATGAACCCTAATCATTATCTGGCGGTAGCGATCAATTATTTGTATCAAAATCGCCCCGAATGGCCAGCCAGTTTAAAAGTGGGTAAAACCCTGGTATCCAGCTCGATGATAGACCGGGTGGTGACTAATATGGGCCGGGAACTGGCTGAAATGCCGGTGGGCTTTAAGTGGTTTGTTGATGGTCTGTCAGACGGGTCACTTGGTTTTGCCGGTGAAGAAAGTGCCGGTGGTATTTTTCTGCAACGTAATGGCGAGACCTGGGCCACTGACAAAGACGGCTTCATTATGTGTTTGTTAGCGGCCGAAATACTGGCCGTGACCGGCAAGGATCCGGGCCAGCATTACGCCGAACTGACTAATCAGTTTGGTTCGCCGTGTTATCAGCGCGTCGACGTAGCAGCATCGCTGGAAGAAAAAGCCAAATTGTCGGCAATGGACGCCAGTGTGGTCACCAGTGAATCGCTGGCTGGTGAAACCATTACCAATGTGCAAACCCATGCACCAGGCAATAATGCCGCCATTGGTGGTGTTAAAGTGTCAACGGACAATGGTTGGTTTGCAGCCCGTCCTTCTGGTACTGAACAAATCTACAAAATTTATGCTGAAAGCTTTAACGGTGAAAGTCACTTACAGGCTTTAATTAAAGAGGCTGAACAATTAGTGGCAAAAATCATTAAATAA
- a CDS encoding SeqA protein, with product MKTIEIDDELYAYIASQTKHIGESASEILHRLLIDEPGVITTVVSAATVKAQTVAETVNVAPTETVSKPTKAAKALAPAVSNPPAAATHGAPASKADEELLLNNISKTALAKFDKRVDQFLYILQQVYLQHPTDFSQVETIIGKNRKYFASSKEALLNTGSSTNPKAIPDSGYWVVTNNNTAKKLAMLSQVLQILGYSDKVVNTVTENFES from the coding sequence ATGAAAACAATTGAGATAGATGATGAGCTATATGCTTACATCGCGAGCCAAACTAAACATATTGGCGAAAGTGCCAGTGAGATTTTACATCGTTTACTCATTGATGAACCGGGCGTGATTACTACCGTCGTGTCTGCTGCCACAGTGAAGGCGCAAACTGTCGCTGAAACGGTTAATGTTGCCCCGACAGAAACGGTCAGTAAACCCACTAAAGCAGCCAAGGCTTTAGCACCGGCGGTGAGTAACCCCCCCGCTGCGGCAACGCACGGTGCGCCGGCATCGAAGGCCGATGAAGAGCTGTTACTCAATAATATAAGTAAAACAGCGCTGGCAAAGTTTGATAAGCGTGTTGATCAGTTTTTATATATATTGCAACAAGTGTATTTGCAACATCCCACGGACTTCAGCCAGGTTGAAACCATCATAGGCAAAAACCGCAAATACTTTGCCAGCAGTAAAGAGGCATTGCTTAATACCGGTAGCAGTACTAATCCGAAAGCCATTCCTGACAGTGGCTACTGGGTGGTAACCAACAACAATACGGCCAAGAAACTCGCCATGTTGTCGCAGGTTTTGCAGATCCTTGGATATAGCGATAAGGTAGTGAATACGGTAACTGAGAACTTTGAATCTTAG
- a CDS encoding HIT domain-containing protein: protein MFELDPVLAADTLHVGDLPLCRVLLMNDSQYPWLILVPRRSQAVELTDLDDADYQQYCRESRHVASVMMALYKGQKMNIAALGNVVSQLHIHHVVRFHDDAAWPAPVWGKLPPVRYAKETSQHQLAQLQRVIFEETL from the coding sequence ATGTTTGAGCTTGACCCTGTATTAGCGGCAGACACGCTGCATGTTGGTGATTTACCCCTTTGTCGGGTATTGTTGATGAATGACAGCCAGTATCCCTGGCTCATTTTAGTACCACGCAGATCCCAAGCAGTAGAGCTGACTGATCTGGATGACGCAGACTATCAGCAATACTGTCGTGAGAGTCGTCATGTGGCAAGCGTTATGATGGCATTATACAAAGGCCAAAAAATGAATATCGCGGCGCTGGGAAATGTGGTGTCGCAACTGCATATTCATCACGTGGTGCGCTTTCATGACGATGCAGCGTGGCCTGCGCCTGTGTGGGGTAAACTGCCACCAGTACGGTATGCTAAAGAGACAAGCCAGCACCAACTGGCGCAACTACAACGGGTAATTTTTGAGGAAACGTTATGA
- a CDS encoding AAA family ATPase, with product MQPDLTQALDYLDSQIIGKQHQIKLAVTCLLANGHLLIEDLPGMGKTTLSHALATVFGLQFSRIQFTSDLLPADMLGVNIYNTAKTQFDFHKGPIFSQVVLADEINRASPKTQSALLEAMEENQVTVDGSTHPLPTPFFVIATQNPSYQTGTYPLPESQLDRFLMRISLGYPDLDAEKRMLKESISSSAPATSKGAAALSTGQLQDIQRLASQVHVSEPILDYLLKLVNQSRDNSEFPYPLSPRASKSLMRAAQAWALLHNRDFVLPEDIQAIFTSVAEHRLRGSQTDYRDDGLLSQRLLDITDPLAA from the coding sequence ATGCAACCAGATCTCACACAGGCACTCGACTATCTGGACAGCCAGATAATTGGCAAACAGCATCAAATTAAACTGGCTGTTACCTGTTTGCTTGCCAATGGGCATTTACTCATTGAAGATTTACCAGGCATGGGAAAAACCACGCTGTCACATGCTCTGGCAACCGTGTTTGGCCTGCAGTTTTCACGCATTCAGTTTACCTCAGATCTGCTCCCGGCAGATATGCTTGGCGTGAATATTTATAATACCGCAAAAACCCAGTTCGATTTCCACAAAGGTCCGATCTTTAGTCAGGTTGTATTGGCCGACGAAATTAACCGGGCCAGCCCTAAAACGCAAAGTGCGCTGCTCGAAGCCATGGAAGAAAACCAGGTAACGGTAGACGGCAGCACTCATCCACTGCCGACACCATTTTTTGTTATCGCCACACAAAACCCCAGTTATCAGACGGGTACCTACCCGCTTCCTGAATCACAGCTCGACCGTTTTTTAATGCGCATCAGCCTTGGCTACCCGGATTTGGATGCGGAAAAACGAATGTTAAAAGAGTCCATCAGTTCGAGTGCGCCTGCCACCAGCAAAGGTGCGGCGGCGCTTAGCACCGGGCAACTTCAGGATATTCAAAGACTGGCCAGTCAGGTTCATGTAAGCGAGCCCATTCTCGACTACCTGCTCAAATTAGTTAATCAGAGTCGTGACAATAGTGAATTCCCCTACCCGCTTTCGCCCAGAGCCAGTAAATCGCTCATGCGGGCAGCCCAGGCCTGGGCGTTGTTGCACAACCGCGACTTCGTATTGCCCGAAGACATTCAGGCTATTTTTACCTCGGTAGCAGAACACCGTTTGCGTGGCAGTCAAACTGACTATCGGGATGATGGGTTACTGAGCCAACGTTTGCTGGATATTACCGATCCACTAGCGGCCTGA
- a CDS encoding heavy metal-binding domain-containing protein, with translation MILTTTPTIEGKSISAYHGIVIGEAIMGANLFKDLFASIRDIVGGRSGSYEDELTKARQIAFRELEQEALGMGANAVVGIDLDYEILGDKNSMLMVSISGTAVTVE, from the coding sequence ATGATTTTAACCACCACCCCAACCATCGAAGGCAAATCGATTAGTGCCTATCACGGAATTGTTATTGGCGAAGCAATTATGGGCGCCAATTTGTTTAAAGACTTATTTGCCTCTATTCGGGACATTGTTGGCGGTCGTTCTGGCTCATACGAAGATGAGTTAACCAAAGCACGGCAAATTGCGTTTCGCGAATTAGAGCAGGAAGCGCTGGGCATGGGTGCGAATGCCGTGGTAGGGATCGATTTGGATTATGAGATCCTGGGCGACAAGAACAGCATGCTAATGGTCAGCATTAGCGGCACAGCGGTCACCGTTGAGTAA